A DNA window from Rubripirellula tenax contains the following coding sequences:
- a CDS encoding Ig-like domain-containing protein — MRHCVQGWLGRTGTPTLRQKATRRRRGRKQLTVQSLERRDLLAANLLADFSGVGGIADADGFTSSGPADLWHLSDGRAADLGHSPDHSFYFGAGEGPDGGGLYTNFADGTLTSPPVDLTRAASAKLLFNTFLETERNFDFATVRVVDSLGTSTLIATSGAEMPVRTNGFEPIELDLSPFVGDTIRIEFQLTTDISVLREGWYIDDVVVNSSSNRTWSPQGPFSATNGQVEAIAPNGQIVGAIHTVLAHPTDADILYIGATNGGVWRTDNATAATPNWTPLTDDLPSLSIGAMAFDTADPTFQTIYVGTGRYSSFGRRGNDRVGIYKTTDGGASWTVLDDNLAGGNISGIAADGDNVVASVNVADGGGFNNTGIFRSDDAGATFTRVSTGDGTATGLPSGFSYDLVVDPVNPNVMYTSVVFGDNSGGLNGAYRSIDFGASWTKVSSPEMDALIISGETTNLEMAVGTQNNVYAAIINFGDMKGLFRSGDGGQTWVQMDSPKTNENGTDVGLNPRGQKGPGPLDNATPEELAGGQGSIHFSIVADPNNPNLVYVGGDRQPRSDGDAGSFPNSIGARDFSGRLFRGDASLPAGTQFVHLTHSSSLGAAGGGTASGSSPHADSREMTFDAAGNLIETDDGGVYRRTSPQDNTGDWFGVIGNLQVTESHNVAYDNLSDTIMSGNQDTGSTYQTIVDGAPWVSLSTADGGDIAIDNVSLAANNQSVRYSSFQNLGAFRKTTWDASGNLVNQRFPSLAGFNNDGVFVTPLAINAIDPMRLVIQGGSQTYETFDQAETVVGLVEGPNGGSTQSALAYGGRKDGVDNADVLWVGSDDDIFVRTNGTDPLALTAADPTGQDIIDLAIDPEDWASAFVIDTNSVFTTTDVGASWNDVTGDLLSLASRFFSVTYVSSAVVDAVLVGTNAGVFASLSDSLGTWELVGLGLPNVITFDMDYDAVDDVLVAGTLGRGSWLLDKVTELLSATEGVTNVMLDASGNLLVTDDSGNFAENITIASDTENQLFVITGVDQIVTSNIPTAVGSGTDRVTVPFADVIGSEIIVNSLGGNDSITIDFAPGEFDKSITVNGGDPATSDTLRMVGGQFTEATYDFVDSSNGNISLAGGPAIAYSDTSSVVSTLVHDRLLLRYSDATETITPSGNNAGELLIGSSFGASVSVLIPAVQLTIDGGQVGSDTINFRGTIDLAGADLNVVGDEVTLDGATLSTTGDGNLSIIADRNFFASKNAGLSTQNGDITVVGNRTADAAAGDFSGIELQQTVVTSITGDIRLDGRGGDEVDGQGNAGVRIAADSQVTSTGFGPSAGTLTIAGTGGDGARINAGVEIADAGTRISSIDGDIAITGTGGIGTEDFNHGIRLVGGTVESTGTGIEAAKITINGAAGNGVSFNWGTLIQGVDAHVQSVVGDITITGTASGTGDSNSGVVFNDGSSVSSTGTGSAAAEIVVRGVGTDTALSGRGIQFSGTPASIQTVDGVVQLFGTAGNATSQSNEGVLMLSGSILSSGNGDILVTGRGSGQGGTGIGLQNGAIIEATDRANIRLDGQGALDTDNDVIVGVDATIGSATGTGRLDIIADVIDISAANSINGAGNLNLTSQTSGATIGLGGGVGTLSLDDTELAKLADGFALITIGNATSGAVDIDSAAFTDAITITGQSIHINVLDAVDNPVTLRATTGPITNSSAGVDIIGGDVTLSGNITPGSSPGVLDIDGRLILTNDSSVGLELEGLVAGTAVDQHDQIRASQGVTFGARVSLATASTTGFFPIAGDQFVVLDLAGTESIVGTFAGLAEGALLSNFLGSGMTAVVSYTGGDGNDLVISVLPNVTLAIDQTSISEAGGIANVSATIANPVSADVVIDLRFTGSASNPADYVLSGTQILIPAGEVTASVVVTAIDDGLVESNETLVVDIVGVTGGGLLGIQQVVAVIADDDFVQPVITSTVANPTRLSTVPTTVDFGQSVTGFTQSDLVLAGAAVSDFTDLGSGRYSFNLNPTADGVVSVNIRSGAALDSGNKVTLPSNLFSLIVDRVPPTPIISGPSLRTNLNPIDVTVDFGQPVIGFDSSDVTLVGATIGQMTDNGNGRFTLTVDIVSDGLVSIDVAADVATDLAGNPNRVATPYSVTYDATPPTPVVAGPNSPNRTNPFEVSVVFGEPVTNLTTNDLAVTGGTVLDLVDDGDGNFTATVLATNDGDVTVAVPAAVTTDLTGNANVASSTFILLVDTTPPQPLLSSAEAITNADPFTVSIAFGEPVNGFDASDISVVGGSVALLESLGGGNYTATIDADADGIIVINVPGAASTDDAGNESLASASISVTVDTTPPTPVITGPAGPIGDPTFTVTVQMGETVSGLAFPDFNVGNGRVTRIQNTGSGNFTVSVVALADGPVTVDLPAAAVVDGAGNPSNAAESFSIIVDTAGPDLSIPASISVEADQFDGAAGDGEAIAAFLSAAIATDVVDTNPTITHNAPEVFFLGDTMVTFTATDSLGNTTSQAAIVTVVDTTAPTLTLVDGPAIEADSRDGLTPSNVVLQQRLRSTSATDIADRQVTLTNDVTETLSIGDNTVTFTATDDAGNVTVGSIVVTVVDTESPTVFAPAGISIEGNVIGGVDATDAQITDLIALATTTDIVDATPTLANDAPTIFPVGDTVITFTATDQSGNIGTSTTTVTVTDTTAPTLTPPTDTTIEADAVGGLATDGEALSTFLNSIGVTDIVDPSPTLTHDADGVLSLGVHTVTFTATDAAGNIATADITISIVDTTAPILTAPSTVTATAANVDGVDASEATIADFLSQALATDVVDADITIVSDAPTVFPIGSTLVTFTAIDDAGNRSTATGSVNVTASFDFGDAPTAAGSGLAASYPVTLEQDGARHITGPLFLGTSVDAEPDGLASTGLDAAGDDDSGEDDEGGIIFNASIVTEQATDTTTSLIVTSSLDAVLDGWIDFNRDGDWDDPAEQIVTSTSVIAGRNVISFTVPAGSSIGSTAARFRISSLGGLSPIGAANDGEVEDYLISIIDGDQSTSVTAGTAGVNPIVRSDSSGATVRSESVTLFAVSSTSVDTLDVIGDDNDDVVTVDTSDGFAIPAGGIRLNGNNGFNRLSIVGEGGVFDATNEKLTIENFGTFDLADELPSTLKIDAAAVARTAPTSRTLVVKADVSDTLEVLEANKWRLTGSEIIDGTFFLTADTTASGGDEYLKVSIARGWQNFLQPADINNDGEVTASDALRIINELGRRQFSDGVSQDLVDPGSVAEFPDVYFDHNGDNRATAIDALRVINQLARQANSDSSPADLELIPIRELIQRLETTSPRSADDPLAVSTGSDNGVVGEFGTRLGNGNPTAEPTGMDNESASSEASEDAVDQLLSDNAFLSSMFG, encoded by the coding sequence ATGCGTCATTGCGTACAAGGCTGGCTGGGCCGAACTGGCACCCCAACACTTCGACAAAAAGCCACCCGCCGTCGACGTGGTCGCAAACAATTGACGGTTCAGTCTTTGGAGCGACGCGATTTGTTGGCCGCCAATTTGTTGGCCGACTTTTCGGGTGTCGGTGGCATCGCGGATGCCGACGGGTTCACATCATCGGGGCCGGCTGATCTTTGGCACCTGTCCGATGGTCGCGCCGCCGACCTGGGACACTCGCCCGACCACAGTTTCTATTTCGGCGCCGGCGAAGGCCCCGACGGCGGTGGACTCTACACCAACTTTGCCGATGGCACGTTGACTTCGCCGCCGGTCGATTTGACGCGCGCGGCGTCTGCGAAATTGCTCTTCAACACGTTCTTGGAAACCGAACGCAACTTCGACTTTGCAACCGTCCGCGTCGTCGACTCGTTAGGTACATCGACATTGATCGCAACCAGCGGCGCGGAGATGCCGGTACGAACCAATGGCTTTGAACCGATCGAACTGGACCTATCGCCCTTTGTCGGCGACACGATCCGCATCGAGTTTCAATTGACGACCGACATCAGTGTGTTGCGTGAAGGATGGTACATCGACGACGTCGTTGTGAACTCGTCGAGCAATCGAACCTGGTCGCCGCAAGGTCCATTCTCGGCGACGAACGGGCAAGTCGAAGCGATCGCTCCCAATGGGCAAATCGTTGGGGCCATCCACACCGTGCTGGCCCATCCGACCGATGCTGACATCCTTTACATCGGGGCAACCAACGGCGGCGTTTGGCGAACCGACAATGCAACGGCAGCGACGCCCAATTGGACGCCGCTGACCGACGACTTGCCGTCGCTGTCCATCGGTGCGATGGCTTTTGACACTGCCGATCCGACCTTCCAAACGATCTACGTCGGCACGGGCCGATACAGCAGCTTTGGCCGCCGGGGCAACGACCGCGTCGGCATCTACAAGACGACCGATGGCGGCGCGTCATGGACGGTGCTGGACGACAACCTTGCCGGCGGCAACATCTCCGGCATCGCAGCCGATGGCGACAACGTCGTGGCGTCGGTGAACGTCGCCGATGGTGGCGGATTCAACAACACCGGCATCTTCCGAAGCGATGACGCCGGCGCGACCTTCACCCGAGTTTCCACGGGTGACGGAACGGCAACCGGACTGCCCAGCGGATTCAGCTACGACTTAGTCGTCGATCCCGTCAATCCGAACGTGATGTATACGTCGGTGGTGTTCGGCGACAACTCAGGTGGACTCAACGGAGCATATCGATCGATCGATTTCGGTGCTTCTTGGACAAAAGTTAGCAGTCCCGAAATGGATGCCCTGATCATCAGCGGCGAAACCACAAACTTGGAAATGGCAGTCGGGACTCAGAACAATGTCTATGCCGCCATCATCAACTTTGGTGACATGAAGGGATTGTTCCGCTCGGGCGATGGCGGACAAACGTGGGTCCAGATGGATTCGCCCAAGACGAACGAAAACGGCACCGACGTCGGGCTGAACCCGCGAGGCCAAAAAGGTCCCGGGCCGTTGGACAACGCAACGCCCGAAGAATTGGCCGGCGGACAAGGTAGCATCCACTTCTCGATCGTTGCCGACCCGAACAATCCGAACCTCGTCTATGTCGGTGGCGACCGCCAACCGCGCAGCGATGGCGACGCGGGAAGTTTCCCAAACTCGATCGGCGCTCGTGACTTTAGCGGTCGACTATTTCGCGGCGACGCAAGTTTGCCGGCGGGAACTCAATTCGTTCACCTGACGCACAGCAGTTCGCTTGGCGCGGCGGGCGGCGGCACCGCCAGCGGGTCGTCACCGCATGCCGATTCACGCGAGATGACATTTGACGCGGCTGGCAACTTGATCGAGACCGATGACGGCGGTGTGTATCGACGCACCAGCCCGCAGGACAACACGGGTGATTGGTTCGGCGTCATTGGCAACTTGCAAGTGACTGAGTCACACAACGTGGCCTACGACAACTTGTCCGATACGATCATGAGCGGCAATCAAGACACCGGTTCGACGTATCAAACTATCGTCGACGGAGCACCCTGGGTCAGCCTTTCAACGGCCGACGGTGGCGACATCGCGATCGACAATGTTTCGTTGGCGGCGAACAACCAATCGGTGCGTTATTCCAGTTTCCAGAATCTCGGCGCGTTTCGGAAAACGACTTGGGACGCTTCGGGCAACTTGGTCAACCAACGCTTTCCGTCGCTGGCAGGATTCAACAATGACGGCGTCTTCGTTACTCCGCTTGCGATCAACGCCATCGATCCGATGCGATTGGTGATCCAGGGTGGGTCGCAAACTTACGAGACGTTCGACCAAGCTGAAACGGTTGTTGGACTTGTCGAAGGCCCCAACGGCGGCAGCACTCAAAGTGCGTTGGCGTACGGTGGTCGCAAGGATGGCGTCGACAATGCCGACGTGCTGTGGGTCGGATCCGACGACGATATTTTTGTCCGCACCAATGGAACCGATCCGTTGGCTCTCACCGCGGCCGACCCGACCGGCCAAGACATCATCGATTTGGCGATTGATCCCGAGGATTGGGCCAGCGCATTCGTCATCGATACCAATTCGGTGTTTACGACCACCGACGTCGGCGCCAGCTGGAACGATGTGACCGGCGATCTGTTGTCGCTGGCGAGCCGCTTTTTCTCAGTCACTTACGTCAGCTCGGCCGTCGTCGATGCGGTCTTGGTCGGAACCAACGCCGGCGTGTTCGCGTCGCTATCCGATTCGCTGGGAACTTGGGAATTGGTCGGACTGGGCTTGCCCAACGTGATCACGTTCGACATGGATTACGACGCAGTCGACGACGTTCTGGTCGCGGGCACGCTGGGCCGCGGCAGTTGGTTGCTGGACAAAGTTACCGAACTGCTTAGCGCAACCGAGGGCGTCACGAACGTAATGCTTGATGCGTCAGGCAATTTGTTGGTCACCGACGACAGCGGCAACTTCGCCGAGAACATCACGATTGCGTCGGACACCGAAAACCAGTTGTTTGTCATCACCGGCGTCGACCAAATCGTCACGTCCAACATCCCTACCGCGGTCGGAAGCGGAACAGACCGCGTGACGGTTCCGTTCGCAGACGTGATCGGAAGCGAAATCATTGTCAATTCGCTTGGCGGCAACGACTCGATCACGATCGATTTCGCGCCTGGTGAATTTGACAAGTCGATCACCGTCAACGGTGGCGACCCGGCAACCAGTGACACCCTGCGGATGGTTGGCGGTCAATTTACCGAGGCAACATACGACTTTGTGGACTCGTCCAACGGCAACATTTCGTTGGCGGGTGGGCCTGCGATCGCGTACTCGGACACCAGCAGCGTGGTCAGCACGCTGGTCCATGATCGTTTGCTGCTGCGGTACTCGGATGCGACCGAAACGATCACGCCGAGCGGCAATAACGCCGGCGAGCTCTTGATCGGATCGTCGTTCGGCGCAAGCGTGTCGGTCTTGATCCCCGCGGTCCAATTGACGATCGACGGAGGACAGGTTGGGTCCGACACAATCAACTTCCGAGGCACGATCGATCTGGCGGGCGCGGATTTGAACGTCGTTGGTGATGAAGTGACGCTTGATGGCGCGACCCTATCTACCACGGGTGACGGCAACCTCTCGATCATCGCTGACCGTAACTTCTTTGCGTCGAAAAACGCCGGTTTGTCGACCCAGAACGGCGACATCACCGTCGTCGGCAATCGCACGGCGGATGCGGCGGCGGGTGACTTTTCGGGAATCGAACTGCAACAGACCGTTGTCACGTCGATCACCGGCGACATCCGATTGGACGGGCGTGGCGGCGACGAAGTCGACGGCCAAGGAAACGCCGGCGTGCGAATTGCCGCCGACAGCCAAGTGACATCGACAGGTTTCGGCCCCTCGGCCGGCACGTTGACGATCGCTGGAACGGGCGGCGATGGCGCACGCATCAACGCAGGCGTCGAAATCGCGGATGCAGGTACTCGGATCAGCTCCATCGATGGCGACATCGCAATCACCGGAACCGGTGGCATTGGAACAGAGGACTTCAATCACGGCATTCGGTTGGTCGGCGGTACAGTCGAGTCAACGGGCACCGGTATCGAAGCGGCCAAGATCACCATCAATGGAGCGGCCGGCAACGGCGTTAGTTTCAATTGGGGAACGTTGATCCAAGGCGTCGACGCTCACGTTCAATCGGTGGTCGGCGACATCACGATCACCGGCACGGCAAGCGGAACCGGCGACTCGAATTCGGGCGTCGTGTTCAACGACGGCTCTTCGGTATCGTCAACGGGAACCGGATCTGCAGCGGCCGAAATTGTCGTCCGAGGTGTCGGCACCGATACGGCACTATCCGGTCGCGGCATCCAGTTCTCGGGAACGCCTGCGTCGATCCAAACTGTCGACGGAGTCGTCCAGTTGTTTGGCACCGCCGGCAATGCGACGAGCCAATCCAACGAAGGGGTCCTGATGCTGTCGGGATCGATCCTATCATCAGGCAACGGAGACATATTGGTCACCGGCCGCGGGAGTGGACAAGGCGGAACGGGGATCGGGTTACAGAATGGCGCGATCATTGAAGCCACCGACCGGGCCAACATTCGGCTCGACGGCCAAGGCGCTCTCGACACCGACAACGATGTTATTGTCGGTGTCGACGCCACGATCGGCTCGGCAACAGGAACCGGACGGCTGGACATCATCGCCGACGTGATCGACATCAGCGCTGCCAACTCGATCAACGGCGCCGGAAACTTGAACCTAACCTCACAAACCTCCGGTGCAACCATTGGCCTCGGCGGCGGTGTAGGCACCCTTTCGCTTGACGATACCGAACTGGCAAAATTGGCCGACGGATTTGCGTTGATCACGATTGGCAATGCGACGAGCGGCGCCGTTGACATCGACTCGGCGGCGTTTACCGATGCGATCACGATCACGGGTCAATCGATTCACATCAACGTGCTGGATGCGGTCGACAATCCCGTTACGCTTCGAGCCACAACCGGACCGATCACCAATTCGTCGGCTGGTGTCGACATCATTGGCGGCGATGTCACGTTGTCGGGAAATATCACGCCTGGCAGCTCCCCAGGAGTTCTGGACATCGATGGCCGTCTGATTCTCACCAACGACAGCTCCGTTGGGCTGGAACTTGAGGGACTCGTCGCGGGCACTGCCGTTGATCAACATGACCAGATTCGTGCCTCGCAAGGTGTCACGTTCGGTGCCCGAGTCAGCTTGGCGACCGCGTCGACCACTGGTTTTTTTCCGATCGCCGGTGATCAGTTTGTCGTGTTGGATCTAGCCGGAACCGAGTCCATCGTTGGTACGTTTGCGGGCTTGGCCGAAGGCGCGCTTTTGTCGAACTTCCTGGGCTCTGGAATGACGGCAGTCGTCTCCTACACGGGCGGCGATGGTAACGATCTGGTGATCAGCGTGCTTCCCAACGTGACACTCGCCATCGATCAAACATCGATCAGCGAAGCCGGCGGAATCGCAAACGTTTCGGCAACGATTGCCAATCCCGTCAGTGCCGACGTCGTCATTGACCTTCGATTCACCGGGTCCGCATCGAATCCTGCGGACTACGTTCTCTCGGGCACTCAAATCTTGATTCCCGCCGGTGAAGTCACCGCGTCGGTGGTCGTGACGGCGATTGACGACGGACTTGTTGAGTCGAATGAAACTTTGGTGGTCGATATTGTCGGCGTGACCGGTGGCGGGTTGCTGGGAATCCAACAGGTCGTCGCAGTCATCGCCGACGATGATTTCGTACAACCCGTGATCACATCCACCGTCGCGAACCCGACGCGTTTGTCGACCGTGCCAACCACCGTTGACTTCGGCCAATCCGTCACGGGCTTCACCCAAAGCGACTTGGTGCTCGCGGGCGCCGCCGTTTCTGATTTCACCGATCTGGGTTCGGGACGTTATTCGTTCAATCTGAATCCAACCGCGGATGGCGTCGTATCGGTCAACATTCGAAGCGGTGCTGCATTGGATTCCGGCAACAAAGTCACGTTGCCGTCCAATTTGTTTAGCTTGATCGTCGATCGAGTACCGCCGACGCCGATCATCAGCGGGCCGAGTCTGCGAACCAACTTGAACCCGATCGACGTGACGGTTGATTTTGGTCAACCCGTGATCGGTTTTGACAGCTCCGACGTGACGCTGGTCGGTGCAACGATCGGGCAAATGACGGACAACGGTAACGGACGCTTCACATTGACGGTCGACATCGTGTCCGATGGACTGGTTTCCATCGATGTTGCCGCGGATGTCGCCACGGACTTGGCCGGCAATCCGAATCGGGTGGCAACCCCTTACTCGGTTACCTACGACGCAACGCCGCCGACTCCGGTCGTTGCCGGCCCGAACTCGCCGAATCGAACCAACCCGTTCGAAGTGAGCGTCGTTTTTGGTGAACCGGTAACCAATTTGACAACCAACGATTTGGCGGTCACCGGCGGAACGGTACTCGACTTGGTCGACGATGGCGATGGTAACTTCACCGCAACAGTCCTTGCGACCAACGATGGAGACGTTACCGTCGCGGTCCCCGCGGCGGTAACGACCGACCTGACCGGTAACGCGAACGTTGCATCCTCGACTTTTATACTGCTGGTGGACACGACACCGCCTCAACCCTTGCTCAGTTCGGCCGAAGCGATCACAAACGCGGATCCGTTTACGGTTTCGATTGCCTTCGGCGAGCCCGTCAACGGATTCGATGCTTCGGATATCAGCGTCGTTGGTGGCAGCGTTGCCTTGCTTGAATCGCTTGGCGGTGGCAACTACACCGCAACGATTGATGCGGATGCTGATGGGATCATCGTGATCAATGTTCCTGGGGCTGCGTCCACGGACGACGCGGGAAATGAAAGCCTCGCTTCGGCGTCGATCAGCGTAACCGTGGATACAACGCCGCCGACGCCCGTCATCACGGGCCCCGCCGGCCCCATCGGTGATCCCACGTTTACCGTCACGGTCCAGATGGGCGAGACCGTCAGCGGGTTGGCGTTTCCCGATTTCAATGTCGGCAACGGGCGGGTGACTCGCATTCAAAATACCGGCAGCGGCAACTTCACCGTGTCGGTCGTTGCGCTCGCCGACGGCCCGGTGACCGTCGATCTTCCCGCCGCGGCCGTTGTCGACGGAGCAGGAAATCCCAGCAACGCAGCGGAGTCGTTCTCCATCATTGTCGACACGGCCGGGCCCGACTTGAGTATCCCCGCGTCGATTTCGGTCGAAGCGGATCAGTTCGACGGTGCCGCCGGCGACGGCGAAGCGATCGCCGCCTTCCTATCGGCCGCCATCGCCACGGATGTCGTCGACACGAATCCCACGATCACGCACAACGCCCCCGAAGTGTTCTTCCTGGGCGATACAATGGTGACGTTTACGGCGACAGATTCGCTGGGCAATACGACGTCCCAAGCAGCCATTGTTACCGTCGTCGACACGACCGCGCCCACGTTGACGTTGGTCGACGGTCCCGCGATCGAAGCCGATTCGCGAGACGGATTGACACCATCCAACGTCGTACTTCAACAACGGTTACGGTCCACTTCGGCAACCGATATCGCTGACCGCCAAGTCACGTTGACCAACGATGTAACCGAAACATTGTCGATCGGTGACAATACCGTCACATTCACGGCAACCGATGACGCGGGCAACGTGACGGTGGGATCGATCGTGGTAACCGTCGTCGACACGGAATCGCCCACCGTGTTCGCGCCGGCAGGTATTTCGATCGAGGGGAATGTGATCGGTGGCGTCGATGCAACCGATGCACAAATTACAGACTTGATTGCACTAGCGACGACAACGGACATTGTGGATGCCACGCCGACGCTGGCGAACGACGCGCCGACGATTTTCCCAGTCGGCGATACCGTCATCACGTTCACTGCCACCGACCAATCCGGAAACATCGGCACATCAACCACCACGGTCACGGTGACGGACACCACGGCGCCGACGCTGACGCCTCCGACGGACACGACGATCGAAGCGGACGCCGTCGGCGGCCTGGCCACCGACGGTGAAGCGTTGTCCACGTTCTTAAATTCGATTGGGGTCACGGACATTGTTGATCCCAGTCCGACGCTGACCCATGATGCCGACGGAGTTCTTTCGCTCGGCGTTCACACCGTCACCTTCACGGCGACCGACGCGGCGGGCAATATCGCGACGGCGGACATCACGATCTCGATCGTCGACACGACGGCGCCGATTCTGACAGCGCCGTCGACAGTGACGGCAACCGCGGCGAACGTCGATGGTGTCGATGCAAGCGAAGCCACGATCGCGGACTTCCTTTCACAAGCACTTGCCACCGACGTCGTTGACGCCGACATCACGATCGTAAGCGACGCACCGACCGTGTTCCCGATCGGCTCCACCTTGGTCACGTTCACGGCGATCGACGATGCTGGAAACCGCTCGACCGCGACGGGCAGCGTGAATGTGACCGCATCATTCGACTTCGGCGACGCACCGACGGCCGCGGGATCGGGTCTAGCAGCGTCGTATCCAGTTACGTTGGAACAAGATGGCGCTCGTCACATCACCGGACCGTTGTTCTTGGGAACATCAGTGGATGCCGAACCCGACGGATTGGCGTCCACGGGCCTGGACGCAGCCGGTGATGACGACAGCGGCGAAGACGACGAGGGCGGGATCATCTTCAACGCCTCGATCGTCACCGAGCAAGCGACCGACACAACAACAAGTTTGATCGTGACGTCTTCCTTGGATGCCGTCTTGGATGGCTGGATCGATTTCAATCGCGACGGTGATTGGGACGATCCGGCCGAACAAATCGTGACCAGCACGTCCGTCATTGCCGGCCGCAACGTGATCAGTTTCACCGTACCCGCCGGATCATCGATCGGATCGACGGCGGCTCGATTCCGAATCAGCAGCTTGGGTGGGTTATCGCCAATCGGCGCAGCCAATGACGGCGAGGTCGAAGACTATTTGATCTCCATCATCGACGGCGACCAATCGACGTCGGTCACGGCGGGAACAGCGGGCGTCAATCCGATCGTTCGATCGGACTCCAGTGGCGCGACCGTTCGCAGCGAATCCGTCACTCTGTTTGCCGTGTCGTCGACAAGCGTCGACACGCTTGACGTGATCGGCGACGACAATGATGACGTCGTCACGGTCGACACCTCCGACGGATTCGCAATCCCGGCGGGCGGGATTCGGCTGAACGGAAACAACGGCTTCAATCGACTTTCCATCGTCGGCGAAGGTGGCGTGTTCGATGCGACGAACGAGAAGTTGACGATCGAGAACTTCGGTACGTTTGATTTGGCCGACGAACTGCCTTCCACTTTGAAAATCGACGCGGCCGCCGTCGCACGGACGGCGCCGACATCAAGAACTTTGGTCGTGAAAGCGGACGTATCGGACACGCTTGAAGTTTTGGAAGCGAACAAGTGGCGACTGACCGGATCCGAGATCATTGACGGCACGTTCTTCTTGACAGCCGATACAACGGCGTCGGGTGGCGACGAGTATCTGAAGGTCAGCATCGCACGCGGATGGCAAAATTTCTTGCAACCGGCCGACATCAACAACGACGGCGAAGTCACCGCATCGGACGCGTTGCGAATCATCAACGAACTAGGGCGACGTCAATTCTCGGACGGCGTGTCCCAGGATCTCGTTGACCCCGGTTCGGTCGCCGAGTTCCCGGACGTGTACTTCGACCACAATGGGGATAACCGTGCGACCGCGATCGATGCGTTGCGAGTGATCAACCAACTGGCGCGGCAAGCGAATAGCGATTCGTCACCAGCCGATTTGGAATTGATTCCGATCCGCGAACTGATCCAGCGACTGGAAACGACTTCGCCCAGATCCGCCGACGATCCGCTGGCCGTATCGACGGGATCCGACAACGGCGTGGTCGGCGAGTTTGGGACACGCTTGGGCAATGGAAATCCGACGGCGGAACCGACGGGAATGGACAACGAATCGGCATCCTCGGAAGCGTCCGAGGACGCGGTGGATCAACTTCTATCGGACAACGCGTTCTTGTCGAGTATGTTTGGTTAA
- a CDS encoding DUF1559 domain-containing protein, which yields MRFKRAGFTLVELLVVIAIIGVLVGLLLPAVQAAREAARRMSCSNNFKQIGLAVHNYHSAYKQLPMQGSGTKSPTNSANAGVAGGGGGNNRILSSYLVGLLPFIEQQAVWEQISNPNNFMTNGNTPTIPWSAMGPVCWQRNYIPWSTELPALRCPSDPGTGLPAFGRTNYAACIGDGVDFTNDSFWNFNQGAWRNNQTWRHRRIQAAARGMFVLNKELKFRDVLDGLSNTIMGGEIATDLGDRDVRTDGINAPGDNATVRDNPLTCRPLRDPLRPNFWDPVQVAVWSGSTADNQNHNVTQKRGYNWSDGRALRTSFNTILPPNNEICQGGADGSAGVFTVSSRHQGGAHVLMGDGAVKFITDSIEAGASSAASVWLNGTNSAPPIANVPGSASPYGLWGALGTRASSEVIEEEL from the coding sequence ATGCGATTCAAAAGAGCTGGTTTCACATTGGTGGAACTTTTGGTTGTCATTGCCATTATTGGAGTCCTAGTCGGACTTCTGTTGCCGGCTGTCCAGGCGGCACGCGAAGCGGCGCGGCGAATGAGCTGCAGCAACAATTTCAAGCAGATTGGCTTGGCCGTTCACAATTACCATTCGGCCTACAAGCAGTTGCCTATGCAGGGCTCGGGTACCAAGAGCCCGACCAACTCCGCCAACGCCGGTGTTGCCGGTGGCGGTGGCGGGAACAATCGGATCTTGTCCAGCTATTTGGTTGGTTTGCTTCCGTTCATCGAACAGCAGGCCGTTTGGGAGCAGATCTCGAATCCGAACAACTTCATGACCAACGGTAACACGCCGACCATTCCTTGGTCCGCGATGGGCCCGGTGTGTTGGCAGCGGAACTATATTCCGTGGTCGACCGAACTGCCGGCCCTTCGCTGCCCCAGCGACCCGGGTACGGGTCTGCCCGCATTCGGACGAACCAACTACGCCGCTTGTATCGGTGACGGAGTTGACTTTACCAACGACAGCTTCTGGAATTTCAACCAGGGTGCTTGGCGTAACAATCAGACTTGGCGACATCGCCGCATCCAAGCGGCTGCTCGTGGCATGTTTGTTTTGAACAAAGAATTGAAATTCCGAGATGTTCTGGACGGATTGTCAAACACGATCATGGGAGGCGAGATTGCGACCGATTTGGGCGACCGCGACGTGCGTACCGACGGAATCAACGCGCCGGGCGATAACGCAACCGTTCGAGACAATCCATTGACTTGCCGTCCGCTACGTGATCCGCTCCGCCCCAATTTTTGGGACCCAGTCCAGGTAGCCGTCTGGTCCGGCTCTACTGCGGATAACCAAAACCACAATGTCACGCAAAAGCGAGGTTATAACTGGTCGGACGGTCGGGCATTACGAACGTCGTTCAATACAATCCTGCCGCCAAACAATGAAATCTGCCAAGGTGGCGCCGACGGATCTGCTGGCGTTTTCACTGTGAGTAGTCGTCACCAGGGCGGAGCTCACGTATTGATGGGCGATGGCGCCGTCAAGTTCATCACCGATTCGATCGAAGCGGGTGCCAGTTCGGCCGCATCGGTTTGGCTGAACGGGACCAACAGCGCGCCACCGATTGCAAACGTACCGGGTTCAGCCAGCCCGTATGGGCTATGGGGCGCTTTGGGCACGCGAGCCAGTAGTGAAGTGATTGAAGAGGAGCTGTAG